The DNA window TTTAAGGGGCAGCCGATCTCGAAGAAGAGAGCAAAAGTCACCGTGAGAGAATTATAACTTCTACAAACAACTTTTTTGTCCTTCTTGTCAGTTGTGTATCAAACAAGGCAAGTAATATCGGTTAGAGGCTATGTCACTTGTTTCAGCTGCAGTTGATAAGGGTAATGCAGGTGTTGGAGGAGGGTCCCGAAGATCTGTATATCAGAAGGATGGAAAGCCGCTCTCCAAAGAGGCGTTATACCGATCGAAATTAAAGTATGGGGTGTTTCAGTCACCTGCGAGGGGTAGTAAAATTGGTGTTAGTGACTCTAAAGTTGCATCGGATGCAGCGGCGCACAGAGCCAGTTCGAATAAGACGTCTATTGAGTCTTACAAGCGGTtatctgttgatgaaaatgcGTCGAAAGCGGCTACGAAGGCCAATTTGCAGTCACAGGAGCGGCCTCAGACGTCAAGTATTACGTCTAGTGTGACTGGTTCATCTGAGGCTTCAGTCGGTTCTGCGAGGGCAGCTTCGAGAAAGAGACAGGCTGTTTCAGGGGGTCCCAAAGAGGGAGCGAATCCCAGATTGGGTAATATGGATATTACTAAAGTTTTGGAGGGTGCTGAAAGGGCAGCGAATAAGAGGATTGTGGACCGAATCAATCCTGTGAGGCAGAATTATACGTATGGGTTGATAACAGGGGACAAAGGTAGAACTGGGGAGACTAATTATTCTTTGACTTCTAGTGTGGTTGAACAGTTGAAGACCAAGGGAGAATATGTTACAGAAGCGGAGAACGAAGCTGATCCGAACCACATAGCTAGCCATGCTTCTAATGCTGCCTTGTCTCATGATCCTACAGAATCTATGGACAGGGAAGCCATCGAGCGCCAAGCTAGGAACTCTGAGTATTTTAAACAATTGAGTTCTCGGCAAGTATTGGATCTAGCTCGTGCTAGGGCAGACCTTAAACTGAAGCAAATCGATAAGGAGACCAAAGACAAGTTGATATTCAGCAACGAGGAATATAACAAAGTTGCTGTGGAAATTGCGAAGAAGCACCATGAAGAACGGCAGCGTTTGACTGGCGGGAAGGTCAACTTGGGTGGAGGTTTGTGGTTAGCTCCTGAGGAGGTTGAACACATTGCTCAAGGATTCATCACTCCTGTTCTGGCTGATGTGGACAAACGTGCTGTCCAACAGCGTGCGGTTGATGCTGACATCCAACGCAGGACTATGGATCATGAGCAGAAGTACGCTGAATGGAAGGCTCTACAAAAGCAGAAACATGACAACGATGTTCTGGCACAGAGAGAGGCTAGGGAGAGACATGAGCAGGAGCTGGGTTCTGTTcatgaagtttttgaagacaaACTATACAACTTGgtgaaggagaagaaaaatCTCATCAACGAGAAAGAGGAAGAGCTTGTGAAAGTTCAGGAGTCTTACGCCAAATTGAAAGCAGAGCTGGATGATGTCTTGGCACAAGAAGCTACTCGTGTTGAAAAGGTTTTTACGGAGCGCCAAACAGAGCTTGAGGAGGATATAGCTACCattaaaaaggaaaacttGGAAGCTATCCAACCCTTGGATAGTGAATTGGAAACTAAAAGGATTGAGAGTGATAAGCTGGTAGCTGAACACGATCAGGTGAAAGATACAGTTGATGGTTTATCAGCAGATGTCGAGACTTACAAAGCCAAGATTGCGGAGTTGAACCAACAACTTCTATCTGTTAGTGCGACTTTGCAAGAGCAGCAAGAAGGCTTGCGTGCTTTGCATGCTTCAAAGGATGAGTTAGAGGCACAGATTGACAACAATTTGGTGGCTGCTTCCCAGGCATCTGAACGCGCTGAGTTATCTCGTAAAGATGTAgatttaaaaagaaaagaggTAGATTCTGTCCTCAGTGAATATCAAGCTAAGCTGGAAAGGGCGCAGGATAAATTAAGTAAAGAGCGCTCAGCGTTACTGCAAACATCTTTAAAGGTCTCTCAGTTAAAGGGTATGCCTTCTATCAATGAAAGTAAAGCTAGATCTCTAATTGGAATTACTTCCGATGAATACCTCTCCAAGTTTGCCAACAAGAAAACGAAACAGCCCAAGAAACTTACCAAACATGACGATGATTCagttgaatatattattgCAGTAACTGATACATCTCCAGCAACCTTTACAAACAAGAAGCGTGGCATATTTCCTAATATGAAATCGCGGGGAAGTACTTCAGCTGCCACTGGGCAGCCTTCTGCAAAGCAAAGGAAGATTCATCCATCAGCGGCTTATATTTCCAATTCACCAAAGAAAGATTCTGCTCTTGGAAGATTCCTGCAGAAGATAATTCCTTCCAAGAAAAACGGTTCCAAGAAGACCAATACCAATAAAAAGACCCCTGTAGCAAGAAGTTCTACTGTCCCAGTTGCTAGGAAATTTGAACACCAGAAAAAGCCTGTGTACACTGATTCCAGCCAAGATGTTTTAGGGCCTGGAAGACGTGACCATGCAAAAGCAACcgatgaagaagttgatgctgatgatgtGCGAGAGCTTCTTGAGTTAGAGCGGTCTAACGACTCGAAGGACAGAAGAGAAAGTCTTTTCAAAGAAGTTTTCTAGAATTAGTTTTTCAATACCAAACCAAACCTTTTTACTAATGATGTCAAATAATAGAAATCTTGTGGAGAGCTTCACTCAATTTAATTACCCTGGAACCACAACAATCACTAATTTTTACTTTAAATATCATTTATTCTTTGTTCGTTTGATATAGTGAAGACcttattcaaaattgtaTCTACCTACCTACCTATCAAGTGAAGTTTATAGAATACTTACTTACACGTAATGTTTGTTAATATACGTTCgtaattttattaaagtcCGAGCACTAGGTACATACAGTCCAGCATAAAATATAGTTACTTaaaaattattatcattcttCTCGGAAGATTCATGTGTATTTCTAGATAATGAACAATAAGCATGCTCCAAATTAAGGtgtataatgaaaatgagcTTCAGTTCTTAATCAATGAGCAAATTAGTTATGTTCGTTTCAATCATGAATTAATTAGTGTCTACACGACAATATCCAGCTCGTCCGCATCAGAATAATGCGGACGAGCTGGAGATTGCGCAAATTGTTCCAGGTGCATTTTAACTTCACCAAGGACTAATCGATCATATTTGTAATGACCTTCAAAAGATTCTATTTGACGGAAATACTTTGATTCCTTGTATCTTCCACCCAAGTAAAAATCCACACACACTATTATAAGGTAAATGCCTAGCCAAAAGGCCAGCACCCATTCGAAAGAGCTACCTACGGAGCTATCATTGAACTTACCAAAGAATATGGCCCACAAAGTTGCTAGAGCCAGCCATATAGTCTTAAATATAGCGCTGATAGTAAACttgttccaaatatgaCCAGGCCAGTGATTGCAAGAAGTTTTCCGCAATCTGATCTCCGGTCCGGCTAAGGGATGCAATAATGCATAATGACGGCccattgaaaaatattcaattaGGTTGCACAGGATCGAAAAATACATCAGCGCAATAAAAAGACCAACCATTGTCAAGTGTACTGTATGGTGTTTTGCAGTAGAAAATATCGAGCACATAAGGAGCGCTAACTCACCAAAGActccaaagaaaaatgatGCAACTATCATATTCCGTTCAAAAACTGTATAGTATGGGGGCATCAAATAATTTTGGTTCACCAACAGATCAGCATACCGAACTCTAACTGAAGGTGCACTCTCTATACCACTGGAGCTGGACATTGGATACAGCTGAGTTGAGGCGCGATGATAGGCCAAAAATATGAACGGCCAATGTCCAGACCGTTGAAAATACTCACATGCAACCGAAACACAGTACCAAAAACCCTGCCAGGATGAGCCAGCTATGAACAACGGTTGGAGTTTTGTAGCCCCTATATCGCTGATATACACGAAATTCGCATTTTCAGACATGAACCAATACCTCGGATGTCCTTGTACCGCCCAACTAACGAGCATAGCTATCAGCATTCCATACCATGGTAGTAGTGCCATCCAAGGCACAATGAAGAAGGGGTTTGCTGGTTTCGGAAATGCCATATAAAATGGATTTTTCTAGTATTTAATCAATAGCCCAATTTGCTAGACCTTCAACGTTTTAAGTGCTGCGCCTTCTTGAGTAGCTACCCACAGTGCCCGCTATGTACGATGTTGCTCAATGATAAGATACACTTTCAAAGTCTAAGTAGCCAAAGAGTAGTGTGAAATTTACTAAGTTGTAAAGGCGGTGCTCCAGAGTTTCATGCATctatatccatatttttcGTAAACTGCAACCTACCTCTATTGCCGGATAATGAATGCCCTCCGATGAGATTCTTCCATAGTTAATGGTAATGTTTTACTAAGCGCTCCCGTTACCCACTACGATATATTACGCCGttcgtttcttttttatatataaagcCTCTTCTATTCAAGATTTAGCAAACATATTTCTGTAAATTGCTCAATTTGCCTGAAGCTCTACCGACGTCTCTGGGAGTCGGTAGACGAACTCTCTCGTTAACCGATCCGCGGACCCTTTTTCAACGTTACCCGCTGATGGGATAGCATCCTTTGCTGCACCCGTTTCACATATATTCCATAAAAGTGACAACGTCTTCCTTTCAATCATCCCATCCTTTATTTATTGTTGCTCTCGAGTATTGTGTTGCTCAACGTTAATAACGCTCGTGCCTAAAATGCACTGTCACAGGAAACATATTGTTCTCGAGGAATATGCATGTTCGTTATATTCTTACAAATCATGTGACCAAAAGTAATCCCCCCcaattgaaattcttgCACATCCCCTCTCCCTCGGCAGGTCGTCTAAAACAGAAGACAAAAAGTCATGTTAATTTGTATTCTGACACATTTCTATCCgatatatttgttttctatttgatctttttaCTCGGATCTACATTTCAATTTACCTCTTACCATTCTCATTTTAAAGGCCTTATCACCATTATTCAAAGACAGAAACAGAAGCCTTATTTTTTACAAGTCACCTGATGAGAATTAGATGACTTAAAAATCGTACCATATgataattattatttgaatcacgtgacataCAATATCATTTGTTACGATAGTTGCGAGCTTCACGTTCACGCTCTGCTCTCGCACTAACtagtaaaataaaaagtgCATAGTTCAAAGCAAGCTTAGAAGTACTCCACAGGACCATTGTTTTGGTTAACTTGGTAACCTGGCGTGGTAATTGGAGAGGCAAAAGTTTAATTATGGACGATGAACGTGAGATGTCAGTTGAAATGGATGTTTCGATGGAGGTGACGGCGGCAGCGACGGAGGGAAAGGTGACGAAGCCGGAAACAGGTGGTGTAGCAAGTACACAGAGTAAGAAAGTACCACAGCATTTGCTTGAGAAAAGACGGTTAGGGAGGATTAAAGCAGCGGAGGAGTTTGCCaggaagttgaagaagatagGGATTGAAAAACAAGACAATATTCATATCTCGCAGACGGGGTTGTTTAGGGTACATTCTTTAATtaatcaaaagaattattCTTCAGATTATCTTAGAAAGGATGATCAAATCTTCTCGATGCGAGAGCGGAAAAACTTGAGAAGTGGGAATGTCAATTCAATAACGAACAGTAGCCAGCCGCTTATTGCTTTACCAGATGTACAGGACGACGAGGTGAAGACAAACGGGGACGAAGATGGGCTTGATGATACGGCGGATACAAACACGATTGTAATACACCCTGGATCGAGATCATTGAAAATTGGTCTATCCACAGATGTGTTTCCGTTGTCTATACCGAGTTGTGTTGCAATTGCAAGGTCTGAACAAGTTGAAGTACCTTCACAACCAAGGTATGACAATGACGAAGAGTTTATGGGGAATTTGCAACAGATTCAGTCTGATTTTAAGGAACGTATGAGGTATTATAAGCGTAAAATTATTCCTAATTCACACGAGCAGGTTCTTTCGTACAACAGTAAGTGCCAGCCTGAAAAGATACCTGAGCATAATGACCTACATAGGATCGAATGGATCAAGAAGTCCGATGCATCTACTAAGGTCTATTACGGTGAATATGCCGAGAGGTGTCTTCCAGAGGGCTTCTTATTACGTTACCCCTTTGCGAACGGCTCATTTAACGTGAAATCTCCAAACTACAATTCTTTACAAGAGTTACTGAATGACGTTGTGAATTTGATTACCTTTGCGCTATCTGAGACAAAGCTAAATATTAGCAAGTCGCAATTTTCAAGCTACAATGTTGTTCTAATAATACCAGActtgtttgaaaagagtTACGTAGAGCAAATGATACGACTTTTAATCTCTGAAATGGACTTTCAGGCTGTGGCGCTCATCCAGGAATCGCTTGCGTCTTGTTACGGTGCTGGGCTCTCAAATTCAACTTGCGTAATAGACATTGGTGGTTCTGAAACTAAAATTTCATGCGTGGATGAAGGCCAAGTTATTCAGAATAGCTGCATAAAACTCTCATATGGAGGTGATGACATTACAAAACTATTTGCTGAGCTGTTGTTGCAGTCAAACTTTCCTTATGAAGACTGGAACTTAAATACAAGACAGGGTTGGTTATTGGCTGAAcaactgaaaaaaaatcacATTACTTTCCAAGATGCGGATGTTGCAGTtcaattgttcaacttcttcaaaaggaatccaaatatatctgGTGCAGAAAAGTATGAattcaaactttttaacGAGGTCATGGTCAGTCCTATGGCTTACTTTTACCCGCAAATTTTGGCTCTGCTAAAACCTCCCGTCGAGGTGAACAAATATGTCCAGCAACAATTGCCACCATCTCGTGACCCATATACCTGCAAACCGGATGATCCTCAATCAGTTTCAAATTTGGGATCTTTAAGCGGTAAGTGGTATACAGAGATGAGCAAGGACTTGGATATTGTTCGTAAGCTTATTAGCATTACTGACAAAGTGGAAGCGTTGTCTGCTAATTCTTCTGATGGAACGGCGTCAGATACTATTGTGGAGAATACTGAAGAAGTTAGCAACTACATGCCCTTAGACAAGGCTATAATTGAATCTGTCACCAATGCAGCTGTATTACTTGGCGATAATATGTCaaaattaacaaatttttACTCAAATCTATTAATTGTTGGTGGTTCGTCAAAGGTTCCAGGGCTAGATCTAATTCTTACTGATAGGATTAATATATGGAGGCCGCGCCTTTTGAGTGTTTCAACTCTTCCTGTGATCTATAAAAAGATCAGCGATATGGTTAAGCAAGTTGAAAGtgaaatcaaaaagaacaacGTTGAATCCGAAGAGGAAATTCAACAAAGCAGGAAAAAACTTATCAAGTCGATTAAAATTGAGCTTGAAAATTATTGGGAGTCTGTTGATCCGTATGAACATGTCTATCCCATTACAGTGCTACCTCCCCCAAGAGAAATGGACCCTTCAATGTTAACGTGGAAAGGTGGAAGTGTGTTTGG is part of the Eremothecium cymbalariae DBVPG#7215 chromosome 2, complete sequence genome and encodes:
- a CDS encoding uncharacterized protein (similar to Ashbya gossypii ABR081C) translates to MSLVSAAVDKGNAGVGGGSRRSVYQKDGKPLSKEALYRSKLKYGVFQSPARGSKIGVSDSKVASDAAAHRASSNKTSIESYKRLSVDENASKAATKANLQSQERPQTSSITSSVTGSSEASVGSARAASRKRQAVSGGPKEGANPRLGNMDITKVLEGAERAANKRIVDRINPVRQNYTYGLITGDKGRTGETNYSLTSSVVEQLKTKGEYVTEAENEADPNHIASHASNAALSHDPTESMDREAIERQARNSEYFKQLSSRQVLDLARARADLKLKQIDKETKDKLIFSNEEYNKVAVEIAKKHHEERQRLTGGKVNLGGGLWLAPEEVEHIAQGFITPVLADVDKRAVQQRAVDADIQRRTMDHEQKYAEWKALQKQKHDNDVLAQREARERHEQELGSVHEVFEDKLYNLVKEKKNLINEKEEELVKVQESYAKLKAELDDVLAQEATRVEKVFTERQTELEEDIATIKKENLEAIQPLDSELETKRIESDKLVAEHDQVKDTVDGLSADVETYKAKIAELNQQLLSVSATLQEQQEGLRALHASKDELEAQIDNNLVAASQASERAELSRKDVDLKRKEVDSVLSEYQAKLERAQDKLSKERSALLQTSLKVSQLKGMPSINESKARSLIGITSDEYLSKFANKKTKQPKKLTKHDDDSVEYIIAVTDTSPATFTNKKRGIFPNMKSRGSTSAATGQPSAKQRKIHPSAAYISNSPKKDSALGRFLQKIIPSKKNGSKKTNTNKKTPVARSSTVPVARKFEHQKKPVYTDSSQDVLGPGRRDHAKATDEEVDADDVRELLELERSNDSKDRRESLFKEVF
- the SFK1 gene encoding Sfk1p (similar to Ashbya gossypii ABR080W), producing MAFPKPANPFFIVPWMALLPWYGMLIAMLVSWAVQGHPRYWFMSENANFVYISDIGATKLQPLFIAGSSWQGFWYCVSVACEYFQRSGHWPFIFLAYHRASTQLYPMSSSSGIESAPSVRVRYADLLVNQNYLMPPYYTVFERNMIVASFFFGVFGELALLMCSIFSTAKHHTVHLTMVGLFIALMYFSILCNLIEYFSMGRHYALLHPLAGPEIRLRKTSCNHWPGHIWNKFTISAIFKTIWLALATLWAIFFGKFNDSSVGSSFEWVLAFWLGIYLIIVCVDFYLGGRYKESKYFRQIESFEGHYKYDRLVLGEVKMHLEQFAQSPARPHYSDADELDIVV
- the ARP8 gene encoding Arp8p (similar to Ashbya gossypii AFR135W); its protein translation is MDDEREMSVEMDVSMEVTAAATEGKVTKPETGGVASTQSKKVPQHLLEKRRLGRIKAAEEFARKLKKIGIEKQDNIHISQTGLFRVHSLINQKNYSSDYLRKDDQIFSMRERKNLRSGNVNSITNSSQPLIALPDVQDDEVKTNGDEDGLDDTADTNTIVIHPGSRSLKIGLSTDVFPLSIPSCVAIARSEQVEVPSQPRYDNDEEFMGNLQQIQSDFKERMRYYKRKIIPNSHEQVLSYNSKCQPEKIPEHNDLHRIEWIKKSDASTKVYYGEYAERCLPEGFLLRYPFANGSFNVKSPNYNSLQELLNDVVNLITFALSETKLNISKSQFSSYNVVLIIPDLFEKSYVEQMIRLLISEMDFQAVALIQESLASCYGAGLSNSTCVIDIGGSETKISCVDEGQVIQNSCIKLSYGGDDITKLFAELLLQSNFPYEDWNLNTRQGWLLAEQLKKNHITFQDADVAVQLFNFFKRNPNISGAEKYEFKLFNEVMVSPMAYFYPQILALLKPPVEVNKYVQQQLPPSRDPYTCKPDDPQSVSNLGSLSGKWYTEMSKDLDIVRKLISITDKVEALSANSSDGTASDTIVENTEEVSNYMPLDKAIIESVTNAAVLLGDNMSKLTNFYSNLLIVGGSSKVPGLDLILTDRINIWRPRLLSVSTLPVIYKKISDMVKQVESEIKKNNVESEEEIQQSRKKLIKSIKIELENYWESVDPYEHVYPITVLPPPREMDPSMLTWKGGSVFGRIKLCEELYITEMDWEMLGSRILKYKCIFDY